A section of the Hevea brasiliensis isolate MT/VB/25A 57/8 chromosome 17, ASM3005281v1, whole genome shotgun sequence genome encodes:
- the LOC131175532 gene encoding nuclear pore complex protein NUP205-like — MVSSRQLLSIIESSLLSPSPPSPAQRIELLHAIRSSLSSLQSLLSYPPPKPSDRAQVQSKEVRLPDSPPISLDDQDVQIALQLSDDLNLNEIDCVQLLVSANQEWILMGRERLEILRLAAGLWYTERRDLITSLFMLLRAVVLDQQLEADIVLDIQKCLEDLINGGLRQHFISLIKELNREEPAGLGGPLCERYIIDSRGTLVERQAVVQKERHLLGHCLVLSVLVVRTSKLLRIFLSCQCLSSFISFAYFA, encoded by the exons ATGGTATCTTCAAGGCAACTCCTCTCCATTATCGAATCCTCTCTCCTAAGTCCGTCGCCTCCTTCACCGGCTCAAAGAATCGAGCTCTTGCACGCCATTCGCAGCTCCCTGTCATCTCTCCAGTCTCTCCTTTCCTATCCG CCTCCCAAACCATCGGACCGTGCCCAAGTTCAGTCAAAAGAAGTCAGGCTGCCTGATTCACCGCCAATCTCGTTGGATGATCAGGATGTACAGATT GCTCTGCAATTAAGTGATGACCTCAATCTCAATGAAATAGATTGTGTTCAATTGCTTGTTTCAGCAAACCAAGAG TGGATTTTAATGGGACGAGAGCGATTGGAAATTTTGCGCCTTGCAGCGGGACTTTGGTACACTGAGAGACGGGATCTTATAACATCCCTCTTTATGCTTTTaagg GCTGTTGTGCTCGATCAACAACTTGAAGCTGATATTGTTTTAGACATTCAGAAGTGTTTGGAAGATCTTATCAATGGTGGGCTTAGACAACATTTCATTTCTCTTATAAAG GAACTCAATCGAGAAGAACCTGCTGGTTTAGGTGGGCCTCTATGTGAGCGCTACATCATTGACTCTAGAGGTACTCTTGTTGAGCGGCAAGCTGTGGTTCAGAAGGAGAGACATTTACTCGGACATTGCCTTGTTCTCTCTGTTTTGGTTGTGCGAACAAGTAAGCTGCTAAGGATTTTCCTGAGTTGTCAATGTCTTTCTTCCTTCATTTCATTTGCTTACTTTGCATGA